The genomic region CGGCCCCGGCCAGGTACGCGGCCGCCACGAGCCCGTTGTGGCCGCCTCCCACGATCACGACGTCGTCCATGCCCCGAGATCCCTCCCACGTAGCCTGGTCGGTGGGGAACATAGCGGTCCGAAGGAGATGTGCACATGGGCCGAGTGACGGTGCGCCGAGCGGTCGAACGGGTGTCGTCGAGCGGTCGGCGGCGGCGGGTCGACGCGCTGGCCGCCGAGGAGCCGATGGAGCTGCGCGTCAACGGGCGGGCGTTGGCCGTCACGATGCGCACACCCGGCCAGGACGTCGAGCTCGCGCACGGCTTCCTGCTCAGCGAGGGCGTGATCGGGTCCGCCAGGGACGTGTCGACCGCGCGGTTCTGCGAGGGCACCGGGCCGGACGGGATGAACACCTACAACGTGCTCGACGTGGCCCTGGCACCCGGCGTCCCGGAGCCGGACACCGGGGTGGAGCGGAACTTCTACACCACCTCGTCGTGCGGCGTGTGCGGGAAGGGCGCGCTGGACGCGGTGAAGCTCAAGACCCGACACTCGCCCGCCGCCGACCCGGTGCGGGTCACCCCGGAGGCGCTGACGACGTTCCCGGACGCGTTGCGGGCCAGGCAGAAGGTCTTCGAGTCCACCGGCGGGCTGCACGCGGCCGGGCTCTTCCGCGACGGCGAGCTGCTGGTCGTGCGCGAGGACGTGGGCAGGCACAACGCCGTGGACAAGGTGCTGGGCTGGGCGGTGCTGCAGGACCTGGTACCGCTGACCGGGTCGGTGCTGATGGTGTCCGGGCGGGCGTCGTTCGAGCTGGTGCAGAAGGCCGCGATGGCCGGGATCGCGGTGCTGGCCGCGGTGTCCGCGCCGTCGTCGCTCGCGGTGGAGCTGGCCGAGGAGCAGGGCATGACCCTGGTCGGTTTCCTGCGCGGCGACTCGATGAACGTCTACACCGGCGGGGAGCGGGTCGTTGAGGCCGCTTGACGGTGTCGTGGTGGTGAGCCTGGAGCAGGCCGTCGCCGTGCCGTACGCGACCCGGCTGCTGGCCGACCTGGGCGCCCGCGTCATCAAGGTCGAACGGCCGGGCACCGGTGACTTCGCCCGGCACTACGACTCGGCGTGCGGCGAGGTGTCGTCGTACTTCGCGTGGACGAACATCGGCAAGGAGTCGGTGTCGCTCGACCTCTTCCACCCCGCCGGCCGCGAGGTGCTGACCAGGCTGGTCGAGCGGGCGGACGTGCTGCTGTGCAACCTGTCGCCGCGGGTGTGGCAACGGCTGGCGCTGGAGCTGCCGGACACCCTGGTCGTCGGTGAGCTGTCCGGCTACGGCTGGGACGGCCCGTACGCCGACCGCAAGGCGTTCGACGCGCTGGTGCAGTCCGAGGCGGGCCTGGTGTCGCTGACCGGCGAGGGTGACGTGGTGGCCCGCGCCGGGATCTCGGTGGCGGACATCGCGGCCGGGGTGCAGCTGCAGGCGGCGGTGCTGGCGGCGTTGCTGCAGAAGGCGCGGACCGGCCTGGGCACCCGGCTGCGGCTGTCGTTGTTCGACGCGCTGGCCGAGTGGATGCACCAGCCGATGCTCTACGCCGTCGGCACGGGTGCCGCCGCGCCGCGTTCCGGTGCGCACCACCCGAGCATCGCGCCGTACGGTCCGGTGGCCTGCGCGGACGGCTCGGTGCACCTGGCCGTGCAGAACGACGGGCAGTGGCAACGGTTGAGCGCTCTCATCGGCCTGGCACCGCAGGAGAGGTTCGCCACAGTCAGCTCCCGCGTCGAGCATCGAGCCGACCTGCACCGGCTGCTCGACCAGGCCTTCTCCGGCATGGCCGCGGCCGAGCTGCTGGCCGCGCTGGACGCCGCCGACGTACCGGCCGCGCTGACCCGCCCGATCACCGAACTGCCCGCTCATCCGCAGCTCAGCGGGTGGACCGACGTGCCGGTGCCCGGTGGTTCGGCACGGGTGCTGCCGCCGCCGGTGCGCGGCTTCGAGTGGTCACCGGGTGCGGTGCCGGAGCTCGGCCAGCACAATGATCAAGTGCTCCGCTGGCTGGGTTTCTCCGACGAGGAACTGACGTCGTTGCGCGCGCGTTCCGTCTTCTGAGAAACGAGGACCCCGACCGGCGCGATGAGGTGGGCATGGGGGAACCGAGGTACAGCCGCCGCACACTGCTCGCGGCCGTCGCCGTCGTCATCGCGACCGCCGCCGGCACCGCGGTGCACGTCTCGGCCCACCGCACCACCGAGCACCAGATCGCCACGACCGACCGCGTGGCGGCCAGGACCGGCGTCGAGCCGGCGATCCGCTTCGAGCGCGTCTACTCGGCTGCCCGCCGCCGCGAGGTGACGCTGGCGTTCTTCACCCCCACGAACGCGGCCCCGCGCGGCCTGCCGATGTCGATCCTGCTGCACGGCCTGCACGGCAACGCCCGTGACGCCGCGGTCGGCGACATCGCCGAGAACCTCGCCGACGCCGTGGCGAAGGGCTCGGTGCCCGCGTTCGGCTTCGTCGCGGTCGACGGCGGCGACAGCTACTGGCACGAGAACGTCCCCGGCGACGACCCGATGAGGATGCTGCTCGACGAGGTCCCCGGCTGGCTGCACGAGCGCGGCTACGGCGACCCGTTCGCCGTCACCGGCGTCTCGATGGGCGGCTTCGGCGCGCTCGTGTACGCCCGGCGCAGGGCCGAGCGCGGTGACCCGGTCACCGCGACCGCCGCGATCTCC from Lentzea guizhouensis harbors:
- the fdhD gene encoding formate dehydrogenase accessory sulfurtransferase FdhD — encoded protein: MGRVTVRRAVERVSSSGRRRRVDALAAEEPMELRVNGRALAVTMRTPGQDVELAHGFLLSEGVIGSARDVSTARFCEGTGPDGMNTYNVLDVALAPGVPEPDTGVERNFYTTSSCGVCGKGALDAVKLKTRHSPAADPVRVTPEALTTFPDALRARQKVFESTGGLHAAGLFRDGELLVVREDVGRHNAVDKVLGWAVLQDLVPLTGSVLMVSGRASFELVQKAAMAGIAVLAAVSAPSSLAVELAEEQGMTLVGFLRGDSMNVYTGGERVVEAA
- a CDS encoding CaiB/BaiF CoA transferase family protein, with protein sequence MRPLDGVVVVSLEQAVAVPYATRLLADLGARVIKVERPGTGDFARHYDSACGEVSSYFAWTNIGKESVSLDLFHPAGREVLTRLVERADVLLCNLSPRVWQRLALELPDTLVVGELSGYGWDGPYADRKAFDALVQSEAGLVSLTGEGDVVARAGISVADIAAGVQLQAAVLAALLQKARTGLGTRLRLSLFDALAEWMHQPMLYAVGTGAAAPRSGAHHPSIAPYGPVACADGSVHLAVQNDGQWQRLSALIGLAPQERFATVSSRVEHRADLHRLLDQAFSGMAAAELLAALDAADVPAALTRPITELPAHPQLSGWTDVPVPGGSARVLPPPVRGFEWSPGAVPELGQHNDQVLRWLGFSDEELTSLRARSVF
- a CDS encoding alpha/beta hydrolase, with product MGEPRYSRRTLLAAVAVVIATAAGTAVHVSAHRTTEHQIATTDRVAARTGVEPAIRFERVYSAARRREVTLAFFTPTNAAPRGLPMSILLHGLHGNARDAAVGDIAENLADAVAKGSVPAFGFVAVDGGDSYWHENVPGDDPMRMLLDEVPGWLHERGYGDPFAVTGVSMGGFGALVYARRRAERGDPVTATAAISPGLMTSWPEMARRRAFKDEAEWAALDPLRHPRSTGPTALGLWVGDRDRFAAGTRRFIRAERPEVGVVKPGGHDDSFYRKITPDVIRFLAKYAKKAV